A DNA window from Pseudomonas resinovorans NBRC 106553 contains the following coding sequences:
- the ureG gene encoding urease accessory protein UreG: MNSQPLRVGIGGPVGSGKTALTLALCCALRDRYNLAVVTNDIYTQEDAQFLVRNEALAPERIIGVETGGCPHTAIREDASINLEAVEQLNRRFPGLDLILVESGGDNLSATFSPELSDLTIYVIDVSAGDKLPRKGGPGICKSDLLVINKVDLAPMVGASLDVMDRDARKMRGERPFVFSNQKVGQGLDEIIAFIEKQGLLTA, from the coding sequence ATGAACAGCCAACCCTTGCGCGTGGGCATCGGCGGTCCCGTCGGTTCCGGCAAGACCGCCCTCACCCTGGCCCTCTGTTGCGCCCTGCGCGACCGCTACAACCTGGCCGTGGTGACCAACGACATCTACACCCAGGAAGACGCCCAGTTCCTGGTGCGCAACGAGGCCCTGGCGCCGGAGCGCATCATCGGCGTCGAGACCGGCGGCTGCCCGCACACTGCAATCCGCGAGGACGCCTCGATCAACCTGGAGGCCGTGGAGCAACTCAACCGCCGCTTCCCCGGCCTCGACCTGATCCTGGTGGAATCCGGTGGCGACAACCTCTCCGCCACCTTCAGCCCGGAGCTCTCCGACCTGACCATCTACGTGATCGACGTCTCCGCCGGCGACAAGCTGCCGCGCAAGGGCGGCCCCGGCATCTGCAAATCGGACCTGCTGGTGATCAACAAGGTGGACCTGGCACCCATGGTCGGCGCCTCCCTCGACGTGATGGACCGTGACGCCCGCAAGATGCGCGGCGAGCGCCCCTTCGTGTTCAGCAACCAGAAGGTCGGCCAGGGTCTGGACGAGATCATCGCCTTCATCGAGAAACAGGGCCTATTGACAGCCTGA
- a CDS encoding HupE/UreJ family protein, with product MNLRKSLFAIALFLTPAMAFAHAGHDHAGVLSGLAHPVTGLDHLLAMLAVGLWAAQQQGNARWILPLTFVGTMLLGGLAGFAGAELPLMETGIAGSVLALGLLVAVAVRPPLWLAMGLTALFALAHGVAHGLELPELSSPWGYAAGFVAATAALHAAGYGLVRVLPQAAAPLVRLAGGASAGAGVWLLAG from the coding sequence ATGAACCTGCGCAAGTCGCTCTTCGCCATCGCCCTGTTCCTCACGCCGGCCATGGCCTTCGCCCACGCCGGCCACGACCATGCCGGGGTGCTGTCGGGCCTCGCCCACCCGGTCACCGGCCTCGACCACCTGCTGGCCATGCTCGCCGTCGGCCTCTGGGCCGCACAGCAACAGGGCAACGCGCGCTGGATACTGCCGCTGACCTTCGTCGGCACCATGCTGCTGGGCGGCCTGGCGGGCTTCGCCGGCGCGGAACTGCCGCTGATGGAAACCGGTATCGCCGGCTCGGTACTGGCCCTCGGTCTGCTGGTGGCCGTGGCGGTGCGTCCGCCGCTGTGGCTGGCCATGGGCCTGACCGCGCTGTTCGCCCTGGCCCACGGCGTCGCCCATGGCCTTGAGCTGCCGGAGCTGTCCAGCCCCTGGGGCTACGCCGCCGGCTTCGTCGCCGCCACCGCCGCCCTGCACGCCGCTGGCTACGGCCTGGTGCGCGTCCTGCCGCAGGCTGCCGCGCCCCTGGTGCGCCTTGCCGGTGGTGCCTCGGCCGGTGCCGGGGTGTGGCTGCTGGCGGGCTGA
- a CDS encoding glycerophosphodiester phosphodiesterase, with protein sequence MKRFARFVLAPLFFLVVALLALALTSRPAERPTVLAGFGDKPLVIAHRGGRGLWPENTLFAFERAAALQVDMLEMDLRKTRDGELVVLHDARVDRTTNGDGKVAELALADLQALDAGYRWSADGGESHPYRGQGIRIPTFAEVLERFPEQAKVVEIKVPDVGMEEQLCALLDKHEQRQRVLVGSFYERSLKRFRDVCPGVATSAGPTSVRLLVALNWVGLGSLVSPSYQALQIPERSGGLQVASERLMRTALQRGLAVQMWTINEQPAMRHLLDMGANGVITDYPDRALQLLGRSTRISSLSEQ encoded by the coding sequence ATGAAGCGCTTTGCCCGATTCGTTCTCGCCCCCCTCTTTTTCCTGGTCGTCGCCCTGCTGGCGCTGGCCCTGACCAGCCGCCCGGCTGAGCGCCCGACCGTGCTCGCCGGCTTCGGCGACAAGCCGCTGGTGATTGCCCATCGCGGCGGCCGCGGCCTGTGGCCGGAAAACACCCTGTTCGCCTTCGAGCGTGCCGCCGCCCTCCAGGTCGACATGCTGGAAATGGACCTGCGCAAGACCCGCGACGGTGAACTGGTAGTGCTGCACGACGCGCGGGTGGATCGCACCACCAACGGCGACGGCAAGGTGGCCGAGCTGGCCCTGGCCGACCTGCAGGCCCTGGACGCCGGCTACCGCTGGAGCGCCGACGGCGGCGAAAGCCACCCCTACCGTGGCCAGGGCATCCGCATCCCGACTTTCGCCGAAGTCCTGGAGCGCTTCCCGGAGCAGGCCAAGGTGGTGGAAATCAAGGTGCCCGACGTGGGCATGGAGGAGCAGCTGTGCGCCCTGCTGGACAAGCATGAGCAGCGCCAGCGGGTGCTGGTGGGCAGCTTCTACGAACGCAGCCTGAAGCGCTTCCGCGACGTCTGCCCCGGCGTCGCCACCTCGGCTGGGCCGACCTCGGTGCGCCTGCTGGTGGCGCTGAACTGGGTCGGCCTGGGCAGCCTGGTCAGCCCCTCCTACCAGGCCCTGCAGATCCCCGAACGCAGCGGCGGCCTGCAGGTCGCCAGCGAGCGCCTGATGCGCACCGCCCTGCAACGTGGCCTGGCGGTGCAGATGTGGACCATCAACGAACAACCGGCCATGCGCCACCTGCTGGACATGGGCGCCAACGGCGTGATCACCGACTATCCGGACCGCGCCCTGCAACTGCTGGGGCGGTCCACGCGCATCAGCTCGCTGAGCGAGCAGTAG
- a CDS encoding OprD family porin, giving the protein MPVVAEEAGFLDGARTDLLLRNYAFNRDFRSHDAGKSVINEWAQGFILKFTSGYTPGAVGLGLDGIGLLGVRLDSSPEHSGSELLPVHDDGRAAQDYGRAGAALKLRVSASELKVGEMLPDVPVLRYDDGRLLPQTFQGAALTSREIDGLGLYAGHYREVSLRHSANMQKLSSWSAPGAESDGFSYAGAEYRFNGERTLAGAWHAQLDDIYRQSYLNLVHKQALGGWTLGANLGLFMDRDEGRALAGEIDSHTGFALLSAGRAGHTFWLGVQKVGGTGGWQSVYGASGRTIGNDMYNGNFTNADERSWQLRHDYDFAALGIPGLGSMIRYGHGSNATTRSGSGGREWERDLELNYTVQGGPLKFLNLRVNHASNRRSFGPDFDQTRLIINYPISL; this is encoded by the coding sequence ATGCCCGTCGTCGCCGAAGAGGCCGGTTTCCTCGACGGCGCTCGCACCGACCTGCTGCTGCGCAACTATGCCTTCAACCGCGACTTCCGCAGCCATGATGCGGGCAAGAGCGTGATCAACGAGTGGGCCCAGGGCTTCATCCTGAAATTCACCTCTGGCTACACGCCGGGCGCGGTCGGCCTGGGGCTCGATGGCATCGGGCTGCTCGGTGTGCGCCTGGACAGCTCGCCGGAGCACAGCGGCTCGGAGCTGTTGCCGGTGCACGACGACGGCCGCGCCGCCCAGGACTACGGGCGGGCCGGCGCGGCGTTGAAGCTGCGGGTGTCGGCCAGCGAACTGAAGGTGGGTGAGATGCTGCCCGACGTCCCGGTGCTGCGCTACGACGATGGTCGCCTGCTGCCGCAGACCTTCCAGGGCGCAGCCCTGACGTCCCGCGAGATCGATGGGCTTGGCCTCTATGCGGGGCATTACCGGGAGGTGAGCCTGCGCCACTCGGCGAACATGCAGAAGCTGTCGTCGTGGTCGGCCCCCGGCGCGGAGTCGGACGGCTTCAGCTACGCGGGCGCCGAATACCGCTTCAATGGCGAGCGTACCCTGGCCGGTGCCTGGCACGCGCAACTGGACGATATCTACCGGCAGAGCTACCTGAACCTGGTGCACAAGCAGGCGCTGGGGGGCTGGACCCTCGGCGCCAACCTGGGGTTGTTCATGGACCGCGACGAAGGCCGCGCCCTGGCCGGAGAAATCGACAGCCACACCGGGTTTGCCCTGCTCTCCGCCGGCCGCGCCGGGCACACCTTCTGGCTCGGCGTGCAGAAGGTCGGCGGCACCGGTGGCTGGCAGTCGGTGTACGGGGCGAGCGGGCGAACCATCGGCAACGACATGTACAACGGCAACTTCACCAACGCCGACGAGCGCTCGTGGCAATTGCGCCACGACTACGACTTCGCCGCGCTCGGCATTCCGGGGCTGGGCAGCATGATCCGTTACGGCCACGGCAGCAACGCCACCACCCGTTCTGGCAGTGGCGGCAGGGAGTGGGAGCGAGACCTGGAGCTGAACTACACGGTCCAGGGCGGACCGCTGAAGTTCCTCAACCTGCGCGTGAACCACGCCAGCAACCGGCGCAGCTTCGGGCCTGACTTCGACCAGACGCGCCTGATCATCAACTACCCCATCAGCCTCTAG